TCACCtatgaatataaatataatagtaaCGTATTCCGAAATTTCCACCAACTGCCAAGACCATATATTATTCCAACCATTAAGGAAGGAGGAGAAGCAAATCACAGGAATCATGGTCAACTAGAGGCCCATATAAAGGTCAGACCCCCTGAAtaaaaacattacaaattgTACAACATAATTTCATTTTAGGACTTCAATTTCAATCGTTGGGCGGTCTCTTGTAATTGAGATGAGCTCATTTTCatcttctctcttcctttttgggttcttttttcataaattaattagaGATGGATTGTGACCGTCTCTTTTCTTCTTAATATATTCTTATTcattaaaagagagaaaaaaaaatcattttgtgaCTCAATATTATAGTTATGCTCTTTGCAGACTAACTTgaaataactttttgttattttatttctatcatCCACTTTCAACTAGAATACTGAAACTTTGTTTatcaaaaagttaagaaaagaTGTTCTGAAACTTTTTCATAGAAATTTGTATCTAATTTTTAGTTACTTCGTGCATTACACCGACATAGTATTACTATTaactattacatttttttttttggctaaatacTATTAACTattacatatatgatatatcaaaGCCAGAAAACATAGCCCGTGAAGTGATTTATATTGTAGTACACATCTTAAGGGCTAAGGCAAAAAATTAAACCATGCCCCACGATCATCAATCCAAGCCCATATAGAATTTGATTCACGCCCTTGTGTGCATTGCTTGTTTCAGCTTTAATATGCTCGTCTACGTCAAAGTTACCTGCAAAATTAATGCAAAGGCAGATTACAACATTGGAGTTTTTCACAataaccaaaagaaaaacaatgtcTTCATTTACAGGCTACCTCTTTCTGGACCATTGCCACATGCTGCCTCAATTGTATCTCTAACATCCTGTATTGTGGCCTTATTGTAAAACTCAAAATTAGCCAAAATGTTTTCAATGCAGTCTAGCACTAGGTTTGTTTCAGTCAGGCACGGTCCACTGCAGTATTCATCGGTCTTTTGAGGTGGCACGTCGAGTTTTCCGCTCTCACTCAGTCTTCGAGATTCTTCACAACTACTGTAAACCTGAGATTTTTGTCCAAAtggaatcaaacaaaacaataccAAAATAACAAGTGAGAAATTCCTATAAATATGTGTCACAATTTTTGCACCATGATGAGTAATAGCGTGTGCATATAAATGAAAGTTTTGCGTACATATTTATCATTGAAACATAGCAATGCTTTGGCAACAATTTGAGCCGGATCATAACCTTGAGGTACTTTATCTGCCTTCCCTGTCATGAATAGGCGCAAAAGCTCATTATCATCTTAACTGAAAACTATATTTGGGTTGAGAAATTTATGTTTCTTTGTTGCATACCTAAGTTGCCGTAAAGAACAGGAGCATAGGTAAGAGCCACAGCCAATAGCGAGAATCTCACGGTCACTATTGAGATTGCCATGACAGTAGCTTATAGGCAATTTGAGACGTCGGAGGATAAATTATAGGGATGTGTGGATCAACTATTATATACCAATGCAGAGTTACGTACCGACCTCAAGTTATGTTTAGTTTGTAAACTACTATGCCAATAAAATTTCTAGAATGACTCACCtaatttttaatactttgtgGACGATTTAGCTTGGCCCACAAACAGgtacaacaaaaatattagtatatttGTACCTTGATATAGTCACCTCGtacaaataaaaagagaacaaGGCAATGGTAACGGAAGTATGGTGAATTGCATTGAAAAAGAGAACAATTTGgtgttttttcttcattttgagtAAACGTGGGAGTAAGGCAGACGACTACGTGGGAGAGAACAGTTGGAATGCAAGTCACCAACTATTACTTACCTGGAACTTTCTCTTGAGTGtcaaaaatcaaacctaaaGAGTTCACTAGTTTCAAGCTTCCTCAACAAGTGAAACCAACTTTCCATTAGTGTGAGAGTTAGAATTCTGTTCATGGCTTAATAAATAGTATGCACAACTCTACAGAAGCATTATAATGGTACCAGCATTATTTTCAAGAATTCTATTGGACCAAGTGTCATTGACTCATGGCTTGAAACAGGGTGGCTAATCATAAAACTTCCTCATTTTTCCCCAACACCCTGTCTAATGACACTACAGCTTAAGCAATAGAGAGCATTCAGTTACCAATGTTCACCTAGCAAGAACACTTTTTAGGTCATTTAGTCACAtatgtccaaaaaaaatttctgcatCAGTGTATATCATACTTTCATCACCACCCACACTTGATTATCTCCATCAACCATTAAAGTTAGAACCATAAACAGAAGAGTATATGCATTGGCACAAATCCAGAAGCTTGCAATGAATAAGTATAGAAACTAGGAGAATGATAAGTGTAGATTTGAAAAGGGCGGTGTTGAAAGACATGATAAGTGGCATCAATGCAAAAATTATAGATGCAACTGTGATTTGTGAACATATGAAATTGGTGCTTCCATTACTTCCTAAAGATAAATTTACAAATAATCAAGCAAACATGTGCCAAAATGCTGTTAGAAAGAAGGGATAATCCCAACTGCATGTGAAACTCAATGAATTAGGTTGCACTTTGGCCAGTCGTCTGAGCACCTGAAATTCACTTGACAAAGCACTACTCCAATTGCCTGCCATAGGCTTTATCAAAACTACTACATTTTTCTGCTTCTATATGGGGCCAAATAGGGTAACATGTCTCTCACTACCCCAAACAGTGTCCACTTTGAGCTTTTTCCTTTGATAGTCACAAGCATCAGACATGAGCAGATAAACTGGGAGAGAGGCGCATACTGATGTCCAAAGGTAATCTTCTGGCCACCCGTTTCCTCCTCTGATCCAATGTCACCAGACTGGGAAACAATACACAATTGTTTCAGCCAACGCCAAAACAACCAGATTTAAGCTGCATAAGAGAAACAGGAGACTCAGTTGATACATTCCTTGGATGATTTTATTGATCTGATGCTAAGCAGAAACACAAAATCAATATAGAAACCGGATTGTGATCCAAATACAGCTGACAACCAAATTCCAACAAATCTTGATAAAACAGGTTTAATTAGGCAAACGTACAGCCACATTGAATTGTGATAATATTAGCATGCCAACATCCTATCTGCTTGGAAGGAGTGCTAGTCAAAAATATCGCTCTATTTCAATTGAGTAAAACACAAACGGACGGCTTTTTGAACAAATAATAGCATCAGGATAACCAAGAAGATGGACACAATTCCAATCTTAGCACCAGCGTAATGAAAGTGACTATTTGTTCATTGAGCAAATACTTTAATACCTCCAgtgattccttttttttctttacttttttaatttaacagCCCGCAAATGTCAATGCACGAATAACAGATAAAACATGTAAGTCAAACTGATTCACCATCCCTTACCCCCCTTACTATCAGAAAGGTAAGAGCATCACCCGAATCAGAACATGGTATCCCCTCACTCCCAAATACACCGGAAAATATCACAATTTAATTTAaggtaaaaaattattgataataataacaGCACAGAAAGAATGCCAGAATAATGGAACTTAAAGTTCAATACATGAACACAAATTTACTTAAAGACATCATTCAACCACTCAAAATTCATATCTTACCGGAGACAAGTGCAACCCATCATAATAGAAATATGAAAGAATTTGAAGAGGCAAAAATTGAGCGTCTTGCTGCGTACCTTCTTTGCACTTAATTCCACCTATACAATAAGCCCGATAGCAGCCCAATGCTTTATAGATGCATATGCCGTCACAGCCACATCTAAACAAAGCAACATGGACTAATGTACCATAACAACCCTGTCCTACAAGTTAGGATAGGATTTCAAAGAGATTCCCATCTCACTACATATCTTTACCAAATTTCGAGCTTCTTCAAAGTGAGCCAGCCGAACCAGAGTTTCCAACATTAAGTTACATGTATAAGAATCAGGAAGACAACCATTCGCTTCCATTGAGTGGAAGATCTCCTTAGCTTCATCCACTCTCCCACATTCGCAAAATGCCTTGATCATAGTACTGTATGTATAGTTATCAGGATTTAAGCCTATTGTCATCATGGAATTAAAAAGCTTCTCAGCTTTCTCAAGCTTATTTATCCTGCAAAAACTTTGAATAAGAGCATTGACCGAGAAAGTGTCTGGGTCTATTCCATTGGCTTGCATCTTTCTTAAAAGTTTAATTGATCTGGTGACATCCCCAATGATACACAAAGAGCGGATCAGTATATTATATGTGACAGCATTTGGAGTGACACCCCACCTAACCATTTCAGTGAAACAAGCAAAAGCATCCCCAATCTGGTGTACTCGACAAAGGCCATCTATTATTGAATTAAATGTAAAGATATCAGGTTTGTATCCATGTTCTAAAAGCATCACCATAAGTTCACGTGCCTTACCTATGTCTCCATCCCTGCAATACCCACTAATAAGGGTATTGAAAGTGACAATGTTAGGAGCAATTCCCCTGTGCTGCATGTCTCTGAAAGTCTCAGATGCCCTCTCCATcttattttctttacaaaagCAATTGATTACCATATTATAACAAAAGACATTGGATACAAGTCCATCCTTGACCATTTGATCCAAAAAGCAATTCCCCTCGTCACTTCTTCCGGCCTTGTACGTAGCTTCAATTAGTGCAAGATAAGTATTAAACCCCGGCTTCACACCTCGCTCTATGAAACTTCTAAATATCTCACATGTCTCATTCAAATCTAAACCCTTTATCAGACAAGCCATTGTGATATTAAACGATGAACTGTCAGGCAAATAACCTTTTGCCCCACAGCTTCTTAAAAACATGGCAGCCTCTCTTGCCATAGATTTATTTGAGAGACAATACAGTATAGTGTCATAAGCTAACTTGGACAAGACAAGCTCCCTCTCGACAAATCTTGATAACAACTCAAAAGCCTTATTAGGAGCTACACAACGAAACACCCCATGAACCAATGATCTAATAGTAGCATCACTTGGACTCACATTCCTCTCCTTCATCATCTCTATAAGCCTGAAAGCTTCATCAACCCTTTTTGCATTACAGAACCCATCAATCAATATGGTATACGTGAACACATTCGGTGAATATCCTAAGACTTCCATCTGTTTAACCAAACGAAGCGCCTCATCCACAACACCAATCTTGCAAACCCCATGAATTAGAATATTATATGTGAACCTATCCGGGTTGCAATTATCAGCCGTCATCTGTTGGAATTTCAAATATGCTAAGTCAAGCGAATTGGATTTCACCAATGCATCTATCACAGCATTATACAACCTTGTGGTTGGACTAAGACCCAAAAACGAAATTTGGCCAAAAACTTCAGCACAATATTTCGCCAATCCCAATCTCCCCCAACTACCAATCAATATAACAAGCAGGTCTTCCGAAACCCGGAAACCAGAATTCCTAATATCCTGAAGCAATTCAACAGACAAAACAACCGGACCATTCCGATAAAGGGTCCTAGCTAAAACACCCCGAACAGCATGATTCTTTGCAAATGAGGGATCAGTATTCGAAACCCAGATATAAAATTTCAAAGGGTGTAATGGGTTTTCTTGGTTTTGCAAGAGACTCACCACAAACTGAGGATTCAAAATGATCCTCCCCACCTTGACCTCGTGGTTTAGCAACAAAAACCAGTCTTTTCTCGAAAGAACTTGAGAAATGTATTGGTGATCAATTGGTTTAATACTCAATTTGCGTTTATGAGCTGAAATGGGAGTCCTTGAAATGGAAACTAAGTTGGGGTTTCTGAACTGAGAGTTTAGTGGAGAAGGGTTACCTCTTGAAGGAGCTTCAAAGTTAGTGAGTTCCTTGGATTTAACCTTTGATGGAGAATCTCTCTGAAGTTTGTGCTTATTCCAAGCTTCTTCGGGTAGGTTTCTGATTGCAGGTGAAGCCCTGGAAGCTAAGGAAGACTGGACTCTCATGTCCTTCGCCAAAACCAGCAAAAAATGCAAAGCCAGTTTGTTTATGAAGCTCGGACCGGTCAAGTATCACTGAACCGGGTCTTTAGGAAACAAATTCTCGGCTTAGAGAGTGAAGACATTTGCATTTGCTAGACTAGCCCAGACCCAAAAATCCAACGGAACATTGTAAGATTCTACTTTCTACTAAGAAAATTatatactttctcaaaaaaaaaaatatttttaagaaaattatatatatatatatatatatatatatatatatattatgtgtaTTTGAACTTGCTTATAAATtagctttttattcttttttttatattacaactatattttaacacatatttagcaaaaaaaaatttgacaaaaagttaaataaattatttccaAAAGCACAATGTATATAATCACGAATTAAGAAAGtgtaatatatgaaaaaaatattgttagccttaattcataatatatgttaaaaaatctttgaaaaaaaaaactttgatttaTAAAAGCCAATAAttactaagtatttttttttttttataaacattacaccaaattacaaatatatgaGCAAATTTAAAGTTATAAGTTCTAACTTTTAAATGCTAACGCCACAAATATCTAATGTCTCAAATAAACAACATAAAGTGAATAACAATGTGAGCCCCCCTGgcccaaaatttatttatttttagagcaaaacttagatacagtaccttagatatctattttaaaattaaaatacctGTCCACTTATTTAAGACTAAAACTATCGTTTTCTTTCCGTTTatatcttttccttcttttatttttcccctaTAACAGACTAAGATTTCCCAAGAGAAAACCCCAAAACCTCAAAActgttttcttctctttctctctcttttcccttcTCTCTTGCTTAAATTGGATGAAATTGACGAATCTAGCTCTCTGAATTCTCTATCTCGCTCTGTTTTCACAGATTGGTTGGCTAGCACTAAGAAAATTCGTTGGtatgtattaattttaaaatctcattATAGGTTTTCAATTCTAGTTGCTgagtttgtgttattttgaggttttgtagagtttttctttgttgattatgATATGggtatcaatttttgttattgggtCTGTGTTATTATTGCtttggtttgttttgatttgggattgtaaagttgtgatttacaaccattttgtgttggttttaattccatgccaaatttgattgtaattttattcaatcttttgtaccctgtattttatgtgagatttatttgtaagggttgtgtgtgagagaaagTGTGAAGACTTAAGGCATCTGTTGAAGACAAAGGagttttcgcgggtagctcgTGACTAGCCATCCtgcgaagtgatgcatgtgccctacacatgactggaatgcgaagagtcatgacagatggtgacagttggttttcgcgagtgtctcacgggtaaggccttcccgcgagatacccgcgaaacagtctattttgctattttgtcctatctgtTCCACTACAttctcatacacactatatatatcatcattacccacatattgagtagagggtttttcagaagagaaaaccctagcctcaaacccttgagagtgtgagattgttatacccacaattctctacatcatctattgtggttttcctctactcctacctctccatttctaaatccttgagaggttaatagcccaaacacttaccacacacATACtaagtgtcaagtgaggttttggtgctgctgggaagcattgggagaagccaagctttggcggatgcaatcgggcgcattgcgggatccggaaagctaaaCAAGACACGATTTCGAGAAGCCttattggagtaggagcttagagggcttaggtgcactgggtagattaggcttgaagggtcttttgctattcatgtatctcaacttattgtctagtggatcgatttaccacttggtggacggcggagaggtttttcgccgagttctttggtttcctcttcaacAACACATCgaagtgttatcttgtgtttacatctctcttccctactctctTAGCTTTCATTTTTCTGCTGTGAtgtgttgaatatggcttagagtagtggTTTTTTTTGTTCGCtcacttttattctttttcgcacttagtttaagttagagtaaaatcaaccaaactgtaatttattaatttggggtctaaacagctcttgtgtttttaacacaaattcgagctttcaattggtatcagagcgggtgcacttgctgtggtttcattacctaagtacGATCCAAGACCCCTTTTGTGATGGATTGGTCACAATCTCTCAATGCTCCACCATACTTTGAT
This genomic stretch from Castanea sativa cultivar Marrone di Chiusa Pesio chromosome 1, ASM4071231v1 harbors:
- the LOC142638557 gene encoding uncharacterized protein LOC142638557, whose protein sequence is MAISIVTVRFSLLAVALTYAPVLYGNLGKADKVPQGYDPAQIVAKALLCFNDKYVYSSCEESRRLSESGKLDVPPQKTDEYCSGPCLTETNLVLDCIENILANFEFYNKATIQDVRDTIEAACGNGPERGNFDVDEHIKAETSNAHKGVNQILYGLGLMIVGHGLIFCLSP
- the LOC142638547 gene encoding uncharacterized protein LOC142638547, whose product is MRVQSSLASRASPAIRNLPEEAWNKHKLQRDSPSKVKSKELTNFEAPSRGNPSPLNSQFRNPNLVSISRTPISAHKRKLSIKPIDHQYISQVLSRKDWFLLLNHEVKVGRIILNPQFVVSLLQNQENPLHPLKFYIWVSNTDPSFAKNHAVRGVLARTLYRNGPVVLSVELLQDIRNSGFRVSEDLLVILIGSWGRLGLAKYCAEVFGQISFLGLSPTTRLYNAVIDALVKSNSLDLAYLKFQQMTADNCNPDRFTYNILIHGVCKIGVVDEALRLVKQMEVLGYSPNVFTYTILIDGFCNAKRVDEAFRLIEMMKERNVSPSDATIRSLVHGVFRCVAPNKAFELLSRFVERELVLSKLAYDTILYCLSNKSMAREAAMFLRSCGAKGYLPDSSSFNITMACLIKGLDLNETCEIFRSFIERGVKPGFNTYLALIEATYKAGRSDEGNCFLDQMVKDGLVSNVFCYNMVINCFCKENKMERASETFRDMQHRGIAPNIVTFNTLISGYCRDGDIGKARELMVMLLEHGYKPDIFTFNSIIDGLCRVHQIGDAFACFTEMVRWGVTPNAVTYNILIRSLCIIGDVTRSIKLLRKMQANGIDPDTFSVNALIQSFCRINKLEKAEKLFNSMMTIGLNPDNYTYSTMIKAFCECGRVDEAKEIFHSMEANGCLPDSYTCNLMLETLVRLAHFEEARNLVKICSEMGISLKSYPNL